Proteins encoded in a region of the Labrus mixtus chromosome 19, fLabMix1.1, whole genome shotgun sequence genome:
- the LOC132994519 gene encoding ADP-ribosyl cyclase/cyclic ADP-ribose hydrolase 1-like isoform X1, which translates to MVSKKALAIGVIVTVVVVVVVVVPSVLLTQKAEFRETFMKKCLEFPKEKHICERAWVLFEQAYVGKDPKTVTPDNYKELFDEFPFTYPCEKTMLWSKTSDLVKLVGKECYFPIGRTLLGHVLDGLFWCGKENSPETFTDFSECTKPKINPYESFWTMAAIRYAQHACKEVKALLNGDVEDPYDTKSFLAESEVPYLDHTKVTKLDVILAVKTKGRPGCNDKSLKDLKSELRKKGIGYDCKEVFRAQLEKCKHEKSADEVCKCQELLKM; encoded by the exons ATGGTATCTAAAAAGGCTTTGGCCATCGGGGTTATTGTCACTGTCGTGGTtgtcgtggttgttgttgttccttCGGTACTTCTGACTCAAAAAGCCGAGTTCAGggaaacattcatgaagaagtGTTTGGAGTTTCCAAAGGAAAAACATAT ctgTGAAAGAGCATGGGTTCTCTTCGAACAGGCCTATGTAGGGAAGGACCCGAAAACTGTCACTCCAGACAATTATAAAGAACTCTTTGATGAGTTCCCCTTCACGTATCCATGCGAAAAA ACAATGCTGTGGAGCAAAACAAGTGATTTGGTCAAGTTGGTTGGAAAAGAATGCTACTTCCCCATTGGACGCACTTTGTTGGGACACGTGCTGGACGGTTTGTTCTGGTGTGGGAAGGAGAACAGCCCGG AAACTTTCACTGATTTTTCTGAGTGTACGAAGCCCAAAATCAACCCTTATGAATCATTTTGGACAATGGCCGCCATCAGG TACGCACAACATGCCTGTAAAGAAGTCAAAGCGCTGCTGAATGGAGATGTGGAAGACCCATACGATACTAAGAG TTTCTTGGCAGAATCTGAGGTACCATATCTTGATCATACCAAAGTGACGAAACTGGATGTTATTCTGGCTGTTAAGACGAAAGG gaGACCGGGATGCAACGACAAATCCCTCAAGGATTTAAAATCTgagctgagaaaaaaaggaatcgGTTACGATTGCAAGGAAGTGTTCAG AGCCCAGCTGGAAAAGTGCAAACATGAAAAATCTGCTGATGAAGTCTGTAAATGTCAAGAGTTACTCAAAATGTGA
- the LOC132994519 gene encoding ADP-ribosyl cyclase/cyclic ADP-ribose hydrolase 1-like isoform X2, whose amino-acid sequence MVSRKVLSIDSAITFVVVVLVLVPSVLLNPPKFKDTFKEKCSQFKEKEEICERAWVLFEQAYVGKDPKTVTPDNYKELFDEFPFTYPCEKTMLWSKTSDLVKLVGKECYFPIGRTLLGHVLDGLFWCGKENSPETFTDFSECTKPKINPYESFWTMAAIRYAQHACKEVKALLNGDVEDPYDTKSFLAESEVPYLDHTKVTKLDVILAVKTKGRPGCNDKSLKDLKSELRKKGIGYDCKEVFRAQLEKCKHEKSADEVCKCQELLKM is encoded by the exons ATGGTGTCCAGAAAGGTCTTGTCCATCGATAGCGCTATCACCTTCGTGGTTGTCGTGCTTGTCCTCGTTCCATCGGTACTGCTGAATCCTCCAAAGTTCAAAGATACGTTCAAGGAGAAGTGCTCGCAGtttaaagagaaagaagaaat ctgTGAAAGAGCATGGGTTCTCTTCGAACAGGCCTATGTAGGGAAGGACCCGAAAACTGTCACTCCAGACAATTATAAAGAACTCTTTGATGAGTTCCCCTTCACGTATCCATGCGAAAAA ACAATGCTGTGGAGCAAAACAAGTGATTTGGTCAAGTTGGTTGGAAAAGAATGCTACTTCCCCATTGGACGCACTTTGTTGGGACACGTGCTGGACGGTTTGTTCTGGTGTGGGAAGGAGAACAGCCCGG AAACTTTCACTGATTTTTCTGAGTGTACGAAGCCCAAAATCAACCCTTATGAATCATTTTGGACAATGGCCGCCATCAGG TACGCACAACATGCCTGTAAAGAAGTCAAAGCGCTGCTGAATGGAGATGTGGAAGACCCATACGATACTAAGAG TTTCTTGGCAGAATCTGAGGTACCATATCTTGATCATACCAAAGTGACGAAACTGGATGTTATTCTGGCTGTTAAGACGAAAGG gaGACCGGGATGCAACGACAAATCCCTCAAGGATTTAAAATCTgagctgagaaaaaaaggaatcgGTTACGATTGCAAGGAAGTGTTCAG AGCCCAGCTGGAAAAGTGCAAACATGAAAAATCTGCTGATGAAGTCTGTAAATGTCAAGAGTTACTCAAAATGTGA
- the LOC132994207 gene encoding TNFAIP3-interacting protein 1-like encodes MSLHKNTTERPPVRRSEADRLLTSGNKQTNRLYPSLPKTDRYDACVADRSVEEKLRPASVFHPRTLLGENQSDSSAASREARWKAQILILEEQKQELLSINEKWAKEYRTMRQYYKEKVQDLKTLLQRDYSQFEEMCEAGEINTELYGKLKFKTLKDIKSPRTGDADVSSELLKAEKEAKELRVQNNTLTRRGQHQHEEIRRLNKALEDALQTSQPLEVSSETLHEIWKHQAEVYKEDFLKERRDREKLKEKCLDVEKKFRKVHSELRVLKSQVTRTPQPVPECSCTTRARSPTWDVRHINPRHMVLERR; translated from the exons atg TCtctacacaaaaacacaacagagaggcCTCCTGTGAGGAGATCCGAGGCAGACAGACTTTTGACCAGCGGAAACAAACAGACCAACAGACTGTATCCATCACTGCCCAAGACTGACAG GTATGATGCTTGTGTGGCGGATCGCTCTGTTGAGGAAAAGCTTCGACCAGCGTCAGTGTTTCATCCTCGCACGCTTCTCGGAGAAAACCAG TCAGACTCATCGGCTGCCAGCAGGGAGGCCAGATGGAAAGCACAGATTCTTATCTTGGAGGAGCAAAAACAAGAG CTCCTTTCTATTAATGAGAAGTGGGCGAAAGAGTACCGTACCATGAGGCAATACTACAAAGAGAAG GTTCAAGATTTGAAAACGTTGCTGCAACGTGATTACAGCCAGTTTGAAGAGATGTGTGAAGCAGGGGAGATAAACACCGAGTTATATGGGAAATTAAAATTCAAGACACTCAAAGATATAAAGAGCCCACGG ACCGGTGACGCTGATGTCAGCTCCGAGTTACTGAAAGCAGAAAAGGAGGCGAAGGAGCTACGAGTGCAAAACAACACTTTGACCAGGAGAGGGCAGCATCAGCATGAGGAGATCAGGCGACTGAACAAG GCGCTAGAGGACGCACTGCAGACGAGTCAACCGCTAGAAGTGAGCAGTGAAACACTACACGAGATCTGGAAACATCAG GCGGAGGTCTACAAAGAAGACTTTTTGAAGGAGCGGCGCGACAGAGAGAAGCTAAAGGAGAAGTGTCTGGATGTAGAGAAGAAGTTTAGAAAAGTTCACAGTGAGCTCCGTGTCCTAAAATCTCAG gTGACTCGGACACCACAGCCTGTGCCTGAATGCAGCTGCACAACACGAGCGAGAAGTCCGACGTGGGACGTGCGGCACATTAACCCGCGCCACATGGTGTTAGAACGGCGTTAA
- the LOC132994522 gene encoding ADP-ribosyl cyclase/cyclic ADP-ribose hydrolase 1-like — MVSKKALAIGATVTVVVVMVVVVVVVPSVLLTQKAEFRETFMKKCLEFPEEKDICERAWVHFEKAYVGKNPDTVTPDNYKELFDEFPFTYPCEKSLLWSKTSDLVKLVEKGKCYVPIGHTLLGYVLNGLIWCGKKNSPETFTDDTCVATDINPYISFWTMASIRYAQHTCKEVKVLLNGDVKDPYDTKSFLAESEVPYLEHPRVTKLDVILAVQKKGTQCNDESLKNLKNELKQKGIGYDCNEVLRSQLEKILNTC, encoded by the exons ATGGTATCTAAAAAGGCTTTGGCCATCGGGGCTACTGTCACTGTCGTGGTTGTCATGGTtgtcgtggttgttgttgttccttCGGTACTTCTGACTCAAAAAGCCGAGTTCAGggaaacattcatgaagaagtGTTTGGAGTTTCCAGAGGAAAAAGACAT ctgTGAAAGAGCATGGGTTCACTTCGAAAAAGCCTATGTAGGGAAGAACCCGGATACTGTCACTCCAGACAATTATAAAGAACTCTTTGATGAGTTCCCCTTCACGTATCCATGCGAAAAA TCATTGCTGTGGAGCAAAACAAGTGATTTGGTCAAGTTggttgaaaaaggaaaatgctACGTCCCCATTGGACACACTTTGTTGGGATACGTGCTGAACGGTTTGATCTGGTGTGGGAAGAAGAACAGCCCGG AAACTTTCACTGATGACACGTGTGTGGCGACCGATATCAACccttatatttcattttggacaATGGCCTCCATCAGG TATGCACAACATACCTGTAAAGAAGTCAAAGTGCTGCTGAATGGAGATGTGAAAGACCCATACGATACTAAGAG TTTCTTGGCAGAATCTGAGGTACCATATCTTGAACATCCCAGAGTGACGAAACTGGATGTTATTCTGGCTGTTCAGAAGAAAGG gaCGCAGTGCAACGACGAATCCctcaagaatttaaaaaatgagctgaaacaaaaaggaatcGGTTACGATTGCAATGAAGTGCTCAG ATCCCAGCTggagaaaatattaaataccTGCTGA
- the LOC132994524 gene encoding ADP-ribosyl cyclase/cyclic ADP-ribose hydrolase 1-like, which yields MVSKKALAIGGAITFVVVLVPSVLLFEDTFMNKCLEVKEEEKTCKRALVLFKQAYVGKDPDTVTPDNYKELFDLIPFNHPCKKTMLWSKTSDLVKLVEKGKCYVPIAHNKLGYVLDDFKWCGKKNSMETFTGAECSDKQDKIPSYSFWTMASIRYAQHACEEVKALLNGDVEVPYDTKSFFGRFEVPKLDHTKVTKLDVILAVKKKGMQCNDESLKNLKNELKQKGIGYDCNEVLRCQVKKILNTC from the exons ATGGTATCTAAAAAGGCTTTGGCCATCGGTGGTGCTATCACCTTCGTGGTTGTCCTCGTTCCATCGGTACTGCTGTTCGAAGATACGTTCATGAATAAGTGCTTGGAGgttaaagaggaagaaaaaac ctgtaaaaGAGCATTGGTTCTCTTCAAACAAGCCTATGTAGGGAAGGACCCGGATACTGTCACTCCAGACAATTATAAAGAACTCTTTGATCTGATCCCCTTCAATCATCCATGCAAAAAA ACAATGCTGTGGAGCAAAACAAGTGATTTGGTCAAGTTggttgaaaaaggaaaatgctACGTCCCCATTGCACACAATAAGTTGGGATACGTGCTGGACGATTTTAAATGGTGTGGGAAGAAGAACAGCATGG AAACTTTCACTGGTGCCGAGTGCAGTGACAAGCAGGACAAAATCCCTTCTTATTCATTTTGGACCATGGCCTCCATCAGG TATGCACAACATGCCTGTGAAGAAGTCAAAGCGCTGCTGAATGGAGATGTGGAAGTCCCATACGATACTAAGAG TTTCTTTGGACGTTTTGAGGTACCTAAACTTGATCATACCAAAGTGACGAAACTGGATGTTATTCTGGCTGTTAAGAAGAAAGG gaTGCAGTGCAATGACGAATCCctcaagaatttaaaaaatgagctgaaacaaaaaggaatcGGTTACGATTGCAATGAAGTGCTCAG ATGCCAAGtgaagaaaatattaaataccTGCTGA